The Aliidongia dinghuensis genome segment GAGAGCTCCTGGCCGACGAAGCGCGAGAGCCCGGTCGTGGGCGCGGCCTCGATCGGCTCGACCGCGGCACTGCCGCCGGAGGCAATCGCCGCCGGGAAGCCGGTGGTGCGCACGGTGATGATCTTGATGGCGTCCTTCGACTGCACGGTCGCCAGCGCATTGCCGGCATAGATCGGCCGGACGAACGTGTCGGGCGAGACGACGGCCGAGATGTCCGAGAGCTGCGCCACGTCGAGGAGCGCCGCCACGCGCGGCATGAAGTTCTTGCCCGACGTGGTCGCCGGCGCCAGCACATGGCTGTAGCCGGGCGCGAGCTTGACGACGAGGGCGGCCAAGTCCTCGGCCAGGCGATGCTCGTAGATCGGTGCCTCGGCCAGCAGCACCTTCGCGACACCGGCGATCTGGGCGGCAGCGTCGGCCGCGGGCCTGGCGTTCGAGCCGGCGACCAGCACGTGGATCTCGCCGCCAATCTTGGCCGCGGCAGCAACCGTGTTGAGGGTCGCGGGCTTCAGTTCCGAGTTCGCGTGCTCGGCAATGACCAGAATTGCCATCAGATGACCCTCGCCTCGTTCTTCAGCTTGTCCACGAGCTCGGCGACCGAACCCACCTTCTTGCCGCCCTGGCGCTTCGGCGGCTCCTCGACCTTGAGCGTCGTGAGGCGCGGCGCCACGTCGACGCCGAGTGCCTCGGGCGTCAGCGCGTCGATCGGCTTCTTCTTCGCCTTCATGATGTTCGGCAGCGAGGCATAGCGCGGTTCATTGAGGCGCAGGTCGGTCGTGACCAGCGCCGGCAGCTTCAGGTCCACGGTCTCGAGGCCGCCGTCGACCTCGCGGGTGACCGCGACCGTGCCGTCCTTCAGATCGACCCTGGACGCGAACGTGCCCTGGGCCCAGCCGAGCAAGGCCGCCAGCATCTGGCCGGTCTGGTTGCTGTCGTCGTCGATCGCCTGCTTGCCGACGATGACCAAGGTCGGGCTCTCCTTGTCGACGATCGCCTTCAAGAGCTTCGCGACCGCCAGCGGCTGTAGCTCCGCATCACTCTGGACATGGATGCCGCGGTCGGCGCCCATGGCGAGCGCGGTGCGGATCGTCTCCTGCGCCTGGGCCGGGCCCATCGAGACCGCGACCACCTCGGTCGCTTGGCCCCCTTCCTTGAGGCGCACCGCCTCTTCGACGGCGATCTCGTCGAACGGATTCATCGAGAACTTGACGTTGGCGGTCTCGACCCCCGTCTGGTCCGCCTTCACCCGGACCTTGACGTTGAAGTCGACCACCCGCTTGACGGCGACGAGAACTTTCATCGGGCAAATCTCCTGGGTGAAGGCGGTTGCGATCTGGTCATTCGCGCCAGACGAGCTCGCGCGACAGGTCGATCAGGCTCGTGCGCCCCGCGAGCGCCAGGCTGCGTTCGGTCTCGGCGCGCAGGATGTCGAGATAGCGGCGGGCCCCATCGGCGCCGGCAATGGCGGCACCATAGAGCACCGGACGGCCGACGAGCACGGCCTTGGCACCGAGCGCCAGCGCCTTGACGACATCCGAACCGCGCCGGATGCCGCTGTCGACCATGACGGTGAGCCGGCCACCGACCGCATCCGCGATCTCGGGCAGGGCGTCGGCGGTGCCACGCGAGCTGTCGAGCACCCGGCCGCCGTGGTTCGAGACGACGATGCCGTCGAGCCCGAGCGCCGCCGCCCGCTCGGCGTCCTCCAGCCGCTGGATGCCTTTGAGCACGACCGGTCCCCGCCACCGCCGCCGCAGCTCGGCGATATCGTCCCAACCGAGATCCGCCGCCACATCGACCCGATCCGACGCCGGCGTACGCGTGACCTCCGTCCGGAACTCCGGCGGATAGTGCGCGAAGCTCGGCAGACCGTTCCGCAGCAGCATCTTGAGCAGTACGCCGGTGAGCCAGCGCGGATGGGTGAGCACGTCGAAACCGGCCCGGACGCTCGGCCGAAGCGGCAGGCCGAAGCCGTTGCGCTCGTTATATTCCCGGTTGGACGACACCGGACAGTCGACGGTCACCACCAGCACCCGAGCCCCCGAAGCCTGTGCGCGGTCGACAAGGCCATAGGAGAGCGCCCGGTCTTTCCAGACGTAGAGCTGAAACCAGATGTCGCCCCCGGCCTCCGCCACGATCCGTTCGATCGGCGTCACGGATTGGGTCGAGACGCAGAATGGAATGCCCATCTGCGCTGCGGCCCTCGCCACGGCGACCTCGCCGTCGAGCCAGACCAGCCCCGCCATCGCGGTCGGCGCGACAATGGCGGGCATCGCCAGAGCGCGGCCGAACAGCTCCGTGCGGATCGAGACCGTCGAGACGTCGACCAGCACCGACGGCAGCAGCTTGAGCGCATCCCAGGCAGCCCGATTCACATCGAGCGCCACCTCGTCCTCAGTGCCCCGATCGATATATTCGAACAGGCCGCGCGGGAGGCGGCGACGCGCGAAAGCTCGGAGGTCAGCATGGTTCAATGGCTTCCGATACAAATTCACCTCAGGGAACACGCGCCAGGCGCAGCCGCTTTGATTATTTTTGATACGACGTATCATTATTTTCGCCGACACCATAAGTCAATGCCGCAGCCCATTCTCGGGCAAAGCGCGGGGCGAAACTCATCCGCCCCTCAATTGCGATAATAATTTTCGCGACCTTATATCGAATTGCAAATCGCTGTATCGAATTATACGATGATGGAATCGACCGAGTGGAGGCCCCATGGAACGCGAGCATTATGACGTCATCATCATCGGCGGAGCGCTCTGGGGCGGCAGCACGGCGTTCCATCTGCTGACCCGCGAGCCTAACCTGCGGATCTGCGTGATCGAGAAGGACGCGAGCTATAAGCAGTCGTCGTCCAGCCTATCGGTCGCCGGCATCCGGGTGCTGTTCTCACAGCCGGAAAACGTTCTCATGTCCATGTATGGGCATGAGTTCTATGGAGATTTCGGCAGGCTGACACAGGTTGACGACACCATCGAGGCGCTGCATTTCGTTCATCAAGGCTACCTGTTCGCCGCCAACACCCCGGAGCAGGCGCGGGAGATGGAGGAGAACTACCGGTTCCAGCTCGGCATGGGCTGTGAGGTGCTGCTGCTCGACGCCAAGGGTGTGTCGGAGCGCTTTCCGTCGCTCCATACCGACGACATCCTCTGCGCTGCCCACAGCCCGAACGACGGCTGGATCGATCCCTATGGCGCCCTGATGGGCTTGCGGCGCAAGGCCAAGTCCCTGGGCGCCACCTATATCGAGGACGAGGTCGCTGCGATCGAGCGCCGGGGCGCACGCGTCGAGAGCGTCACGACGACGGGCGGCCGAACCCTGACTGCCGACTGGGTCGTCAACACTTGCGGCGCCTGGGCACCGTCGGTCTGCGCCATGGTCGGCATGAAGGTTCCGGTCGTGCCGCTGCCGCGCATGCAGTTCTATTTCGAGACCCAGGCCAAGCTCGAGCCATTGCCCCTGACCCGCGACGGCGTCGGGCTGGGCTTCCGCCCCGAAGGCGTCGGCTACACCAGCGGCATCACCAATCACGCGGCCGCCGGCGAATTCTGCTGGGACGTGCATTACGAGCATTTCGACAACGTGATCTGGCCGAAGCTCGCGACCCGCGTACCGGCGTTCGAAGCGCTCAAGGTGAAGAACGGCTGGGCCGGCCACTATGCCCAGAACATTTTCGACGGCAACATGATCATCGGCCCCTGGACCGGGGAGCTCGAGAACTTCCTGATCGCTACAGGCGATTCCGGCCATGGGCTGCAGCACGCGCCGGCGGTCGGGCGGGGCTTGGCTGAGCTGATCCTCGACGGGCGCTTCTCGGCCATCGATCTCACGG includes the following:
- a CDS encoding electron transfer flavoprotein subunit beta/FixA family protein, with amino-acid sequence MKVLVAVKRVVDFNVKVRVKADQTGVETANVKFSMNPFDEIAVEEAVRLKEGGQATEVVAVSMGPAQAQETIRTALAMGADRGIHVQSDAELQPLAVAKLLKAIVDKESPTLVIVGKQAIDDDSNQTGQMLAALLGWAQGTFASRVDLKDGTVAVTREVDGGLETVDLKLPALVTTDLRLNEPRYASLPNIMKAKKKPIDALTPEALGVDVAPRLTTLKVEEPPKRQGGKKVGSVAELVDKLKNEARVI
- a CDS encoding alpha-hydroxy acid oxidase yields the protein MNHADLRAFARRRLPRGLFEYIDRGTEDEVALDVNRAAWDALKLLPSVLVDVSTVSIRTELFGRALAMPAIVAPTAMAGLVWLDGEVAVARAAAQMGIPFCVSTQSVTPIERIVAEAGGDIWFQLYVWKDRALSYGLVDRAQASGARVLVVTVDCPVSSNREYNERNGFGLPLRPSVRAGFDVLTHPRWLTGVLLKMLLRNGLPSFAHYPPEFRTEVTRTPASDRVDVAADLGWDDIAELRRRWRGPVVLKGIQRLEDAERAAALGLDGIVVSNHGGRVLDSSRGTADALPEIADAVGGRLTVMVDSGIRRGSDVVKALALGAKAVLVGRPVLYGAAIAGADGARRYLDILRAETERSLALAGRTSLIDLSRELVWRE
- a CDS encoding NAD(P)/FAD-dependent oxidoreductase — encoded protein: MEREHYDVIIIGGALWGGSTAFHLLTREPNLRICVIEKDASYKQSSSSLSVAGIRVLFSQPENVLMSMYGHEFYGDFGRLTQVDDTIEALHFVHQGYLFAANTPEQAREMEENYRFQLGMGCEVLLLDAKGVSERFPSLHTDDILCAAHSPNDGWIDPYGALMGLRRKAKSLGATYIEDEVAAIERRGARVESVTTTGGRTLTADWVVNTCGAWAPSVCAMVGMKVPVVPLPRMQFYFETQAKLEPLPLTRDGVGLGFRPEGVGYTSGITNHAAAGEFCWDVHYEHFDNVIWPKLATRVPAFEALKVKNGWAGHYAQNIFDGNMIIGPWTGELENFLIATGDSGHGLQHAPAVGRGLAELILDGRFSAIDLTAFTYKRVQENKPYAERGFRA